One segment of Microbacterium arborescens DNA contains the following:
- the carA gene encoding glutamine-hydrolyzing carbamoyl-phosphate synthase small subunit, whose product MTLFTRDPAVLVLEDGSRHIGRAYGARGTTLGEVVFATGMTGYQETLTDPSYAGQIVLQTAPHIGNTGMNGEDVESRRIWVAGYIVRDPSRVVSNWRSENSLDESLERDGIVGISGIDTRAVTRVLRSAGSMRGGVFSGDAADIDPDEQLRIVREAPEMTGRNLSAEVSVPAAEVTPATGERLGNLAVLDLGVKQATVNNLAARGFDVHVLPQDVTLEQLRAIDPIAVFYSNGPGDPAASDRHVELLRGVLADKLPFFGICFGNQLLGRALGFGTYKLPFGHRGINQPVLDKQTGRVEITAHNHGFAVDAPIEGVVDSPAGFGRVEVSHVGLNDNVVEGLRALDLPAFSVQYHPEAAAGPHDANYLFDRFRDLVIATQENKN is encoded by the coding sequence GTGACACTGTTCACCCGCGACCCCGCCGTGCTCGTGCTCGAGGACGGATCCCGCCACATCGGCCGCGCCTACGGCGCGCGCGGCACCACTCTCGGAGAGGTCGTCTTCGCCACCGGCATGACCGGCTACCAGGAGACCCTCACCGACCCGTCCTACGCCGGTCAGATCGTGCTGCAGACCGCCCCCCACATCGGGAACACCGGCATGAACGGCGAGGACGTCGAGTCGCGCCGCATCTGGGTCGCCGGATACATCGTCCGCGACCCCTCGCGCGTCGTGTCGAACTGGCGCTCGGAGAACTCTCTCGACGAGTCGCTCGAGCGCGACGGCATCGTCGGCATCAGCGGCATCGACACGCGCGCCGTCACCCGCGTCCTGCGCTCGGCGGGATCGATGCGCGGCGGCGTTTTCAGCGGTGATGCCGCCGACATCGATCCCGACGAGCAGCTGCGCATCGTCCGGGAGGCGCCCGAGATGACCGGTCGCAACCTCTCGGCTGAGGTATCGGTGCCCGCCGCCGAGGTGACGCCGGCAACGGGGGAGCGGCTCGGAAACCTCGCGGTGCTCGACCTCGGGGTCAAGCAGGCGACGGTGAACAATCTCGCCGCCCGCGGGTTCGACGTCCACGTGCTGCCTCAGGACGTGACCCTCGAGCAGCTGCGCGCGATCGACCCCATCGCGGTGTTCTACTCCAACGGCCCCGGCGACCCGGCCGCGAGCGACCGCCACGTCGAGCTGCTGCGGGGCGTGCTCGCCGACAAGCTGCCGTTCTTCGGCATCTGCTTCGGCAACCAGCTCCTCGGCCGCGCCCTCGGCTTCGGCACGTACAAGCTGCCCTTCGGCCACCGCGGCATCAATCAGCCCGTGCTCGACAAGCAGACCGGACGCGTCGAGATCACCGCGCACAACCACGGCTTCGCCGTCGATGCGCCCATCGAGGGCGTCGTCGACAGCCCGGCCGGCTTCGGCCGCGTCGAGGTCAGCCACGTCGGCCTCAACGACAACGTCGTGGAGGGCCTGCGCGCCCTCGACCTGCCGGCCTTCTCGGTGCAGTACCACCCGGAGGCCGCCGCCGGACCGCACGATGCCAACTACCTCTTCGACCGCTTCCGCGACCTCGTGATCGCGACCCAGGAGAACAAGAACTGA
- a CDS encoding dihydroorotase, protein MSESFLIRGARRAGGDAVDMVIADGMITEVGSGLSADGATVVDADGLVALPGLVDLHTHLREPGYEASETILTGSRAAAAGGFTTVFAMPNTSPVADTAGVVEQELALGEAAGYVHVQPIGAVTIGQKGERLAELGAMAASRARVRVFSDDGFCVFDPLIMRRALEYVKSFDGVVAQHAQDPRLTEGAQMNEGTVSAELGLTGWPAVAEESIIARDVLLAEHVGSRLHVCHLSTAGSVDIIRWAKKRGVNVTAEVTPHHLLLSEELVRGYDARFKVNPPLRRDEDVQAVREGLADGTIDIVATDHAPHPAEAKSCEWAAAANGMVGLESALRVVQQAVVDTGMLGWDDVARVLSAAPARIGRLTDAGTPLEAGRPASFTLYDPRPVRTFTDADLRGRSVNSPYLDRELPGEVRWTFFRGTATVADGGLLDRPGARA, encoded by the coding sequence ATGAGCGAGAGCTTCCTCATCCGCGGAGCGCGCCGCGCCGGGGGCGACGCCGTCGACATGGTGATCGCCGACGGGATGATCACCGAGGTCGGCTCGGGTCTCAGCGCCGACGGGGCGACCGTGGTCGACGCCGACGGGCTCGTGGCGCTCCCCGGGCTGGTCGACCTGCACACGCATCTGCGCGAGCCGGGCTACGAGGCCTCCGAGACCATCCTCACCGGCTCGCGGGCCGCCGCGGCGGGGGGTTTCACGACCGTCTTCGCCATGCCGAACACCTCGCCCGTCGCCGACACCGCCGGCGTCGTCGAGCAGGAGCTCGCCCTCGGTGAGGCCGCCGGGTATGTCCATGTGCAGCCCATCGGGGCCGTGACGATCGGGCAGAAGGGCGAGCGACTGGCCGAGCTCGGGGCGATGGCCGCCTCGCGCGCACGAGTCCGTGTCTTCAGCGACGACGGGTTCTGCGTCTTCGACCCCCTCATCATGCGTCGCGCCCTGGAGTACGTGAAGTCGTTCGACGGCGTCGTGGCGCAGCATGCGCAGGACCCGCGGCTGACCGAGGGCGCCCAGATGAACGAGGGCACCGTGTCGGCCGAGCTCGGCCTGACCGGGTGGCCGGCGGTCGCCGAGGAGTCGATCATCGCGCGCGACGTGCTGCTGGCCGAGCACGTCGGGTCGCGTCTGCACGTCTGCCACCTGTCGACGGCCGGCTCCGTCGACATCATCCGGTGGGCCAAGAAGCGCGGCGTCAACGTGACCGCCGAGGTCACACCCCATCACCTGCTGCTGTCCGAGGAACTCGTTCGCGGTTACGACGCCCGCTTCAAGGTCAACCCGCCCCTCCGGCGTGACGAAGACGTGCAGGCGGTGCGCGAGGGGCTCGCCGACGGCACGATCGACATCGTCGCGACCGACCACGCACCGCACCCCGCCGAGGCGAAGAGCTGCGAATGGGCCGCGGCCGCCAACGGCATGGTGGGCCTCGAGTCCGCACTGCGCGTCGTGCAGCAGGCGGTCGTCGACACCGGGATGCTCGGGTGGGACGACGTCGCCCGCGTGCTCTCGGCGGCCCCTGCCCGGATCGGTCGCCTGACCGACGCGGGCACGCCGCTGGAGGCGGGCCGCCCCGCGTCGTTCACGCTCTACGATCCGCGCCCGGTGCGCACGTTCACGGATGCCGACCTCCGCGGACGCAGCGTCAACTCGCCCTATCTCGACCGCGAGCTGCCCGGCGAGGTGCGCTGGACGTTCTTCCGCGGCACGGCGACGGTCGCCGACGGCGGTCTGCTCGACCGGCCGGGAGCGCGCGCGTGA
- a CDS encoding aspartate carbamoyltransferase catalytic subunit — translation MRHLLDTKTLDRLDALRILDVAEDMSATQQREVRKLPTLRGKTVVNLFFEDSTRTRISFEAAAKRLSADVINFSAKGSSVSKGESLQDTAQTLQAMGADAVVIRHGASGAPQTLATSGWISAGVVNAGDGTHAHPTQALLDAFTIRKRFFGDDSRGRDLAGLRVTIVGDILHSRVARSNVWLLTTLGAEVSLVAPPTLVPQDVSAWPVRVAYDLDEALAERPDALMMLRIQLERMNAAYFPTEREYSRMWGLDAARLAALPADSIVLHPGPMNRGMEISAAAADSPRSTVLEQVANGVSVRMAVLYLLLAGERTEAEEDGR, via the coding sequence ATGAGGCACCTGCTCGACACCAAGACCCTCGACCGGCTCGACGCGCTTCGTATCCTCGACGTCGCCGAGGACATGTCCGCCACGCAGCAGCGCGAGGTGCGCAAGCTCCCCACGCTCCGGGGCAAGACGGTCGTGAACCTGTTCTTCGAGGACTCCACCCGCACTCGGATCTCGTTCGAGGCGGCGGCGAAACGCCTCTCGGCCGACGTCATCAACTTCTCGGCCAAGGGTTCGTCGGTCTCCAAGGGCGAGTCGCTGCAGGACACCGCGCAGACGCTGCAGGCCATGGGCGCCGACGCCGTCGTGATCCGCCACGGCGCGTCCGGTGCGCCGCAGACCCTGGCTACCAGCGGCTGGATCAGCGCGGGAGTCGTCAACGCCGGCGACGGCACGCACGCTCATCCGACGCAGGCCCTGCTCGACGCGTTCACGATCCGCAAACGATTCTTCGGCGACGACAGCCGCGGTCGCGACCTCGCGGGTCTGCGGGTCACGATCGTCGGCGACATCCTCCATTCGCGCGTCGCGCGGTCGAACGTCTGGCTCCTGACGACGCTGGGCGCCGAGGTGTCGCTCGTCGCGCCGCCCACGCTCGTCCCGCAGGACGTCTCGGCATGGCCCGTGCGTGTGGCCTACGACCTCGACGAGGCCCTTGCCGAGAGGCCCGACGCGCTCATGATGCTGCGCATCCAGCTCGAGCGCATGAACGCGGCGTATTTCCCGACTGAACGGGAGTATTCGCGCATGTGGGGGCTGGATGCCGCGCGACTGGCGGCCCTTCCGGCCGATAGCATTGTCCTGCACCCCGGCCCGATGAACCGGGGGATGGAGATCTCCGCCGCCGCCGCCGATTCGCCGCGCTCGACCGTGCTCGAGCAGGTCGCGAACGGCGTCTCGGTGCGGATGGCCGTGCTCTACCTGCTGCTGGCGGGCGAGCGCACCGAAGCTGAGGAGGACGGACGATGA
- the pyrR gene encoding bifunctional pyr operon transcriptional regulator/uracil phosphoribosyltransferase PyrR, producing the protein MSTRTVLHEADIARALTRISHEILESNRGPADLVILGIPRRGVPLAARIGSLLAEISGTVVPVGALDVTMYRDDLHRNPTRAPQPTAIPAGGVDGKVVVLVDDVLFSGRSIRAALDALQDVGRPAAVRLAALVDRGHRELPIRPDFVGKNLPSARDERVNVRLREIDGVEEVTIGS; encoded by the coding sequence ATGAGCACGCGCACCGTGCTGCATGAAGCCGACATCGCCCGGGCCCTGACGAGGATCTCCCACGAGATCCTCGAATCCAACAGGGGCCCCGCCGACCTCGTCATCCTCGGCATCCCGCGGCGGGGAGTTCCCCTCGCCGCACGCATCGGCTCTCTCCTCGCGGAGATCTCCGGGACGGTCGTCCCGGTCGGAGCACTCGATGTGACGATGTATCGCGACGATCTGCACCGCAATCCGACACGAGCTCCGCAGCCGACGGCGATCCCCGCCGGCGGCGTCGACGGCAAGGTGGTCGTCCTCGTCGACGACGTGCTGTTCTCGGGGAGGTCGATCCGGGCGGCCCTCGACGCATTGCAGGACGTCGGCCGCCCCGCGGCGGTGCGACTGGCAGCTCTGGTCGACCGCGGCCACCGTGAGCTGCCGATCCGGCCCGACTTCGTCGGCAAGAACCTGCCCAGCGCCCGCGATGAGCGGGTGAACGTGCGCCTGCGCGAGATCGACGGCGTCGAAGAGGTGACGATCGGATCATGA
- the mvk gene encoding mevalonate kinase, producing the protein MTAPTDVPIAPDARLHVATHGSAAEPGATGRAGAKAILLGEHAVVYGRPAIAIPVRALGVEAHAHPTDGRGHLASTLYHGPIAHAPDRLNVTLTAMRAALAAAGRPDAALDISINSSIPAERGLGSSAAVSAAVIEAVLGACGLAADDEMMHELIQTAERAAHGAPSGLDARTVRARKAVWFDRGRIEPVSVGADLVFVIADTGVRGRTREAVAAVAERRESDPAGVESTLDELGELATALRGDVSTGDREAIGGAMSRAHVLLNGLGVGDPALDHLVHAAMAGDALGAKLTGGGRGGCVLALARDTAAAAELGERLTRAGAAAVWTTTVEGAA; encoded by the coding sequence ATGACTGCACCGACCGACGTCCCCATCGCACCGGACGCCCGTCTGCACGTGGCAACGCACGGCTCGGCCGCGGAGCCCGGAGCAACGGGCCGCGCCGGTGCGAAGGCTATCCTCCTGGGCGAGCATGCCGTCGTCTACGGTCGCCCGGCGATCGCTATCCCCGTCCGCGCTCTCGGTGTCGAGGCGCACGCGCATCCGACGGACGGTCGCGGTCATCTCGCCAGCACCCTGTATCACGGGCCCATCGCGCACGCCCCGGACCGGCTGAACGTGACGCTGACGGCCATGCGGGCGGCGCTCGCCGCCGCCGGCAGGCCGGACGCCGCCCTCGACATCTCCATCAACAGCAGCATCCCTGCCGAACGCGGGCTGGGATCGAGCGCCGCCGTGTCGGCGGCGGTCATCGAAGCGGTGCTGGGCGCGTGCGGCCTCGCGGCCGATGACGAGATGATGCACGAGCTGATCCAGACCGCCGAGCGCGCCGCCCACGGCGCGCCGAGCGGACTCGACGCCCGCACGGTGCGCGCTCGCAAGGCGGTGTGGTTCGACCGGGGCCGCATCGAGCCCGTCTCCGTGGGCGCTGATCTCGTCTTCGTGATCGCCGACACCGGGGTCCGCGGCCGGACGCGCGAGGCCGTCGCCGCCGTCGCCGAACGCCGCGAGAGCGATCCGGCAGGCGTGGAATCGACCCTCGACGAACTTGGCGAGCTCGCCACCGCGCTGCGCGGCGACGTCTCGACCGGTGATCGCGAGGCGATCGGCGGCGCGATGAGCCGCGCCCACGTGCTCCTCAACGGGCTCGGGGTCGGCGATCCGGCCCTCGACCACCTCGTGCACGCGGCGATGGCAGGCGACGCGCTCGGAGCCAAACTGACCGGCGGCGGTCGCGGCGGCTGTGTCCTCGCGCTCGCCCGCGACACCGCCGCCGCAGCCGAGCTCGGCGAACGACTCACCCGCGCCGGCGCCGCCGCGGTCTGGACCACCACCGTCGAAGGAGCCGCATGA